Part of the Nerophis ophidion isolate RoL-2023_Sa linkage group LG11, RoL_Noph_v1.0, whole genome shotgun sequence genome is shown below.
ctctacagaactgtttcatgaagggttccctcaatcatcaggcaaaaaaaataaagaaaaatctcctgatgattgagggaacccctcatgaaacagttctgtagagatgaagtatccatccatcttcgggccgcgggggcaacggcctaagcagggaaacccagacttccctctccccagccacttcgtctagctcttcccgggggatcccgaggcgttcccaggccagccgggagacatagtcttcccaacgtgtcctcttactggttggacgtgccctaaacacctccctagggaggcgttcgggtggcatcctgaccagatgccccgaaccacctcatctggcagcggctttactttgagttcctcccggatgacagagcttctcaccctatctctaagggagagacccgccacacggcggaggaaactcatttcggccgcttgtacccgtgatcttatcctttcggtcatgacccaaagctcatgaccataggtgaggatgggaacgtagatcgaccggtaaattgagagctttgccttccggctcagctccttcttcaccacaacggatcggtacaacatccgcattactgaagacgccgcaccgagatgaagtaatcttgtgatttttcccacaccaacgagcactattctctggataatccaatcaagacatagatgtatatatatataaaataaatacttgaattcagtattcatttatttacacatatacacacacataaaagtcTGGTCTACAAAATATGCAGGCATCATAGCCCTCCCCCTTCCAGCTGTCCTGAATggactgaaattattttttccaatcattttggaacttgcaaatgTACTTCTTCTTATTACTCaacgtcgccatgtctcttcttcgttcttcggCTTCGTCtctgttttttggacattactacttgccatagttttgaagcaacgcatgatgggaatccggatgttgtgtgtcagtgtattaacgtgccggctggaagaaacacactgagaaatagcctactttatgggttgtagataaacctatggataacagagacacatataatagtctccttttcaagtgagagaggacactaaaggctttaaggcacgcccccaatatttttgtccaggtggaaatcgggagaaattcgggagaatggttgccccgggagattttcgggaagggcactgaaattcgggagtctcccgggaaaatcgggagggttggcaagtatgtaaattagtctgatttctcaaatagttcgatttttgttgtatttttacacCTAAATGTGAAGTCCCAGTTTCTGCAAAGAACGGAGAAGGGATGGCAGCTTTGCTGAAAAATGAAACCATAACCCAGCCTGAAAAGATGGCGCCTTCTTCAGCGTTTCTAGGGAAAGTCTTATCGAGCAAAAACATTTATACCGTGCTTCGATGTCGCCTAAAAAAGAGAAGAAATCTAAAGTGTCGCCTCTTTTCCTTCAGACAAAACTGCAGATTTTTGAGGTTTTCTCCACGGTGACTACGTTTCCATGCAATAAATTAGTCTGACTTCTCAAATAGTTTCcgatttttttgttgtatttttgctcCTAAATGTGAAGTCCCAGTTTCTGCAAAGATCAAAGAAGGGATGGCAGCATTGCTGAAAATCGAAACCTTAACCCGGCCTGAAAAGATGGTGCCTTCTTAAGCGTTTCAGGGGCAAGAACATTTGTAACATTGGATGTCGACTAAAAACGAGAAGAAATCTGAAGGATTCTGAAGTCGGAACAAACTACGAGATGGTTGGATTAGTCTTTCGCCCATAAACCCCGGTCGTACAACCGATTTGAGTTTCCTCTGGCTCCGCCCTGCCCAGTCATAATCCACCATCTTTCAGGCCCTACCACACAAGCTCATGCTCCACCATTTGTAACATTCGATGTCGCCTAAAAACGAGAAGAATTCCGAAGTGTCGCCTCTTTTCCTTCAGACAAAACTGCCGATGTTTGTGGTTTTCTCCACAGTgactatgtttccatgcactaaattagtctgacttCTCAAATAGTTTCcgatttttttgttgtatttttacacCTAAATGTGAAGTCCCAGTTTCTGCAAAGATCAAAGAAGGGATGGCAGCATTGCTGAAAATCGAAACCTTAACCCGGCCTGAAAAGATGGTGCCTTCTTAAGCGTTTCAGGGGCAAGAACATTTGTAACATTGGATGTCGACTAAAAACGAGAAGAAATCTGAAGGATTCTGAAGTCGGAACAAACTACGAGATGGTTGGATTAGTCTTTCGCCCATAAACCCAGGTCGTACAACCGATTTGAGTTTcttctggcttcgccctgcccagtcATAATCCACCATCTTTCAGGCCCTACCACACAAGCTCATGCTCCACCATTTGTAACATTCGATGTCGCCTAAAAACGAGAAGAATTCCGAAGTGTCGCCTCTTTTCCTTCAGACAAAACTGCCGATGTTTGTGGTTTTCTCCACAGTGactgtttccatgcactaaattagtccgacTTCTCAAATAGTTTCcgatttttttgttgtatttttacacCTAAATGTGAAGTCCCAGTTTCTGCAAAGATCAGAGAAGGTATGGCAGCATTGATGAAAATCGAAACCTTAACCTGGCCTGAAAAGATGGTGCCTTCTTAAGCGTTTCAGGGGCAAGTCTTTGCGGGCAAGAACATTTGTAACATTGGATGTCGACTAACAACGAGAAGAAATCTGAAGGATTCTGAAGTTGGAAGAAACTACGAGATGGTTGGATTAGTCTTTCGCCcatatacccaggtcgtacggcCGATTTGAGTTTcttctggcttcgccctgcccagtcATAATCCACCATCTTTCAGGTCCTACCACACAAGCTCATGCTCCACTATTTGTAACATTCGATGTCGCCTAAAAACGAGAAGAAATCTGAAGTGTCGCCTCTTTTCCTTCAGACAAAACTGCAGATGTTTGTGGTTTTCTCCACAGtgactacgtttccatgcactaaattagtctgacttCTTCAATAGTTTCCGATTTTTCAGTTGTATTTTTACTCCTAAATGTGAAGTCCCAGTTTCTGCAAAGATCAAAGAAGGGATGGCAGCATTGCTGAAAATCGAAACCTTAACCCGGCCTGAAAAGATGGTGCCTTCTTAAGGATTTCAGGGGCAAGACTTTGCGGGCAAGAACATTTGTAACATTGGATGTCGACTAAAAACGAGAAGAAATCTGAAGGATTCTGAAGTCGGAACAAACTACGAGATGGTTGGATTAGTCTTTCGCCcatatacccaggtcgtacgaccgatttgagTTTcttctggcttcgccctgcccagtcATAATCACCATTTTTCAGGTCCTACCACACAAGCTCATGCTCCACTATTTGTAACATTCGATGTCGCCTAAAAATGAGAAGAAATCCGAAGTGTCGCCTCTTTTCCTTCAGACAAAACTGCAGATGTTTGTGGTTTTCTCCACGGTGACTAcgttccatgcactaaattagtctgacttCTCCAATAGTTTCCGattttttagttgtatttttactCCTAAATGTGAAGTCTCAGTTTCTGCAAAGATCAAAGAAGGGATGGCAGCATTGCTGAAAATTGAAACCTTAAACCGGCCTGAAAAGATGGTGCCTTCTTAAGCGTTTCAGGGGCAAGAAAATTTGTAACATTGGATGTCGACTAAAAACGAGAAGAAATCTGAAGGATTCTGAAGTCGGAACAAACTACGAGATGGTTGATTAGTCTTTCGCTTATATaccccaggtcgtacgaccgatttgagtttcctctggcttcacCCTGCCCAGTCATAATTCACCATCTTTCAGGTCCTACCACACAAGCTCATGCTCCACTATTTGTAACATTCGATGTCGCCTAAAAACGAGAAGAAATCTGAAGCGTCGCCTCTTTTCCTTCAGACAAAACTGCAGATGTTTGTGGTTTTCTCCACGGtgactacgtttccatgcactaaattagtctgacttCTCCAATAGTTTACGattttttagttgtatttttactCCTAAATGTGAAGTCCCAGTTTCTGCAAAGATCAAAGAAGGGATGGCAGCATTGCTGAAAATCGAAACCTTAACCCGGCCTGAAAAGATGGTGCCTTCTTAAGGATTTCAGGGGCAGGACTTTGCGGGCAAGAACATTTGTAACATTGGATGTCGACTAAAAACGAGAAGAAATCTGAAGGATTCTGAAGTCGGAACAAACTACGAGATGGTTGGATTAGTCTTTCGCCCATagacccaggtcgtacgaccgatttgagTTTCTTCTGGCTTTGCCTTGCCCAGTCATAATTCACCATCTTTCAGGTCCTACCACACAAGATCATGCTCCACCATTTGTAACATTCGATGTCGCCTAAAAACGAGAAGAAATCTGAAGCGTCGCCTCTTTTCCTTCAGACAAAACTGCAGATGTTCTTGGTTTTCTCCACAGtgactacgtttccatgcactaaattagtctgacttCTCAAATAGTTTccgatttttgttgttgtatttttacaCCTAAATGTGAAGTCCCAGTTTCTGCAAAGATCAAAGAAGGGATGGCAGCATTGCTGAAAATCGAAACCTTAACCCGGCCTGAAAAGATGGCGCCTTCTTAAGGATTTCAGGGGCAAGAACATTTGTAACATTGGATGTCGACTAAAAACGAGAAGAAATCTGAAGGATTCTGAAGTCGAAACAAACTACGAGATGGTTGGATTAGTCTTTCGCCCATaaacccaggtcgtacgaccgatttgagTTTcttctggcttcgccctgcccagtcATAAGGGTTAGGTCCAACCACACAAGCTCATGCTCCACCATTTGTAACATTCGATGTCGCCTAAAAACGAGAAGAAATCTGAAAAGTCGCCTCTTTTCCTTCAGACAAAACTGCAGATGTTTGTGGTTTTCTCCACGGtgactacgtttccatgcactaaattagtctgaaaTCTCCAATAGTTTCCGattttttagttgtatttttactCCTAAATGTGAAGTCTCAGTTTCTGCAAAGATCAAAGAATGGATGGCAGCATTGCTGAAAATCGAAACCTTAACCCGGCCTGAAAAGATGGTGCCTTCTTAAGGATTTCAGGGGCAAGTCTTTGCGGGCAAGAACATTTGTAACATTGGATGTCGACTAAAAACGAGAAGAAATCTGAAGGATTCTGAAGTCGGAAAAAACTACGAGATGGTTGGATTTGTCTTTCGCCcatatacccaggtcgtacgaccgatttgagTTTCTTCTGGCCTCGCCCTGCCCAGTCATAATTCACCATCTTTCAGGTCCTACCACACAAGCTCATGCTCCACTATTTGTAACATTCGATGTCGCCTAAGAACGAGAAGAAATCTGAAGCGTCGCCTCTTTTCCTTCAGACAAAACTGCAGATGTTTGTGGTTTTCTCCACAGtgactacgtttccatgcactaaattagtctgacttCTCCAATAGTTTCCGattttttagttgtatttttactCCTAAATGTGAAGTCCCAGTTTCTGCAAAGATCAAAGAAGGGATGGCAGCATTGCTGAAAATCGAAACCTTAACCCGGCCTGAAAAGATGGTGCCTTCTTAAGCAGTTCAGGGGCAAGTCTTTGCGGGCAAAAACATTTGTAACATTGAATGTCGACTAAAAACGAGAAGAAATCTGAAGGATTCTGAAGTCGGAACAAACTACGAGATGGTTGGATTAGTCTTTCGCCcatatacccaggtcgtacgaccgatttgagtttcctctggcttcgccctgcccagtcATAATTCACCATCTTTCAGGTCCTACCACACAAGCTCATGCTCCACCATTTGTAACATTCGATGTCGCCTAAGAACGAGAAGAAATCTGAAGCGTCGCCTCTTTTCCTTCAGACAAAACTGCCGATGTTTGTGGTTTTCTCCACGGTgactatgtttccatgcactaaattagtctgacttCTCCAATAGTTTCCGattttttagttgtatttttactCCTAAATGTGAAGTCCCAGTTTCTGCAAAGATCAAAGAAGGGATGGCAGCATTGCTGAAAATCGAAACCTTAAGCCGGCCTGAAAAGATGGTGCCTTCTTAAGCATTTCAGGGGCAAGACTTTGCGGGCAAGAACATTTGTAACATTGGATGTCGACTAAAAACGAGAAGAAATCTGAAGGATTCTGAAGTCGGAACAAACTACGAGATGGTTGGATTAGTCTTTCGCCCATaaacccaggtcgtacgaccgatttgagTTTcttctggcttcgccctgcccagtcATAATTCACCATCTTTCAGGTCCTACCACACAAGCTCATGCTCCACTATTTGTAACATTCGATGTCGCCTAAAAACGAGAAGAAATATTTTCCTTCAGACAAAACACGACATTGTTTCGAGTCTCAGGAAACTTCACATCAGGGAGTTTTCCAAGTGTGGCGCAGAGTAAAATACTCTACCACTTCCCGGAAAACTGAATTTCTGCAGTTTTCTCCACGGTGCCCTAATTTAGTCGGATTCCTCAAATAGTTTGATTTGGAATATAATATGGAAGTTtctggggcgctggtgcctatctcagctacaatcgggcagaaggcgggtgtacaccctggacaagtcgcttcctcatcacagggccaacgcagatagacaacattcacacactagggccaatttagtgttgccaatcaacctatccccaggtgcatgtctttggaagtgggaggaagccggagtacctggaaggaacccacgcagtcatgggggagaacatgcaaactccacacagaaagatcgcgattgaacccaggactactcaggaccttcgtattgtgaggcagacgcactaacccctcctccaccgtgctgccctccatTTCCATTTCCTGAGCTTCCTTCTTgaataaatcaaagtttattaTGTTCCTTGCATCGACGCACTTCTTTTAATTCGTGAAGCCAATAAACAGTCTCCTCTTCATTCCTCATTCCGATGTTTTCATTGAACGCGATCCTGGAGGTTCCACTTGAGAGATCTggcttttaatcgcataatccaggtgtgttagtctTGACTTTTTAAAAACTAAACTAGATCAGATTAACGTGTTTCCAAGGATCCTAGGATGCTTCTTTTGAGCCCAATTATTTGAGAACCCTGACTCAATTTGGTGAGTAGAAACGCAGTCAATGTAGGAACTAAAAGTCAGGAATTTAGCCTTTGATGTACGTGAGATTACCTTAGCAAGTTTAATGTTTATTCTTCTCAAACTCAGGTCTTCTGGGTATCACACTTTGGAAATCCCTGACCTGGATAAGGAGAGAGAGCGAAAGGTGTGTGAAAGAACCGAAGGCAGTGTTTGTGCATGTCTGTGTGTCATTTGCTGGTCGGCTTGATCGAACACTACTGTGTGTTGTTATGATTGTTAAACAAGCTTAGGCTGGTGAACGCGGGTTCTCTGCTGCTTCAACAACACACGAGAGCAAAAAGCAAGGTTCAAATGTTCTCAGTGGTCCGCAAAAGAGAGACAGCAGGGAGAAAAGCAGCGAGGACAGGACGCAGAGTCTGTAACCACAAGTCCATTTCACAGCTGACTTTTCTGTTTGTTTATGTACACCAGTCCAATAACCGTACAGCGACGGGCTTCCCTGAGCAGAGAGCGGGCCGGGGTCTTAAGAAATGTCGGCGCCCGACAGCCCCATCCTCCAGTCTTGAAGACCCACTTTCCTTTCCATCCCTTGATACAAGTCCTGCATCCGGGGGCTGATGGGTTGTAAATACAGGCACTTGTCAAAGTCCTCTATTTACATGTGGTAGTACGGCAGGTTAAGGGAGGCGGTGGGTGTAGGTTAAAGGGAAAAGGGGTCCCCTGAGGAAAACTGACAGATAGGGGGGTGGGTTTCAAAGACGGGAGCTGCACTTTGGAGCTTCACTGGCCAGGTGGGAGGTAAAGATCCTTGAAAGAGTTATCCGTCTGATTTCAGCCCAGTTCATGCCGCTTTCCACTAAGCAGTACCGTTCAATTCCACTTGGTTCGGTACGCAGGATTCTGTCTTTTTACTTTGTTGAAAGTGGTCTAAGATTTTCTGCAATGGAACACTTTTGGGCAACCTTACTTTAGGGTATGGTTCCTAAACAGAATGGAAGAATGGTTGTGACATCAGGAATGGACGTAACTGACATAAGTTACCAACACACACAAAGAAGCCAGATAAGGGAAGCCAGATAAAGGATTTCCAAACATACACCGGTGATCTGAACTGAACCGTACTGCTCAGTGGAAACGTGGCTTTACAGTTCCTGGGACAGTTGAATCTTAGTCTCCTTCCTCCCAAATGATGCGTCCCAAAAGAATTCCCGATCCAGAGAACCTGCTGGGGATCTGGTAGAGTCATAGTAAGGCGGTCTTTGAGGTGTGCGAAGGTGTTTAAAATCAGGGAACTTTGCACGTGAGAGGAACCATTTACAAGCTCTTGGAAATCCTCCTTTGTTCCATCCAATCAGCTGTCTTTGTTTTCCAGAGACAGCTGGGCGGTAGCTTCGGATGTAGGTCAGCACTCACCTTCCTAAGGGAAGCCAAAGGTGTGGCCAAAGAGCTTTCGTATGTCATCGGAGGGGGGCTGTCGCCTACCCCACCGCCGGCCCCCTCCTCCTGCGTCTCCATGCGCCCGTTGGTTTGACTTTCCCTCTGCTCCTGTGGCCGAACTTTCTTGTCGTCCGACTCCTCCTGCGAGGCCTCCATGCGCTGGTCTTCGCTCCAGCGCCTTTTGAAGCGCAGCTTGAGGGGTATGCACTTGGTCTGGGGAGCCGCCATCTGGGGCAGGGGAGGGCTCCCGTCTGCCGGCTCACTGGGCTCCGTCTTAAGGGTGGGTGGACCGCGGTGAGCGTTGGAGTAGCCGTGGTGCGAGGTGAAGAAAGGCATGAGGCCGGGTGGAGGCGGAGCAGGTGCCTTGAAAACATCTTCATCCACGTCCTCATCTGGATGGGACGGGTGCGGGTGGGCAGCTGAGCCGTTAGAAAGGTGggggtagtggtggtggtggtttgCCACCCTGGAAAGGCGAGGGGCGAAGAGCTCAAAGTCTTCATCACGTTCATCTGGGTCTTCATCACTGATGTCGGTCACCTCCACTTCTTCCTCTGACTCGATGTCAGAAATGGGCTCCACCTGGACAGTCATATCACATTTAAGTAACGGATACAAAAAACCTAAAATGGCGACCCCAGCGTGTACCACTCACCTTTATCTTGGAAGGCCCGCACTGTTGAGGGACTGTGTGGAAGAGGAGGCAGAGATGAGCCCCGAGCCGCTCGCCGAACTCAGGTCACTGCCAAATGACAGCGAAGAGCCGAGGCCAGAGGTGGACGACATGGACCCGGACCCCGAGCCTGAGGAGAGCGAGCTCTGTCTGGCTTTATTCAGACTCTGTCCGTCCCGCTGCTTCCGGCccagcggcgggggctgcagcttGAACTTGAAGGGCGacatgtgtgggggctcctcCCCCAAGTGGAGTGCGTGGTGCATGGGGTGAGAATGGGGGTGAGGGTGGGCAGAATGAGGAGGATGCTGGTGGTGGTGCGCGGAGTGGGACAGAGGGGTGTGGTGGTGCCGCCCGCCTCCCCTTTCTGCCACCGCCGCTCTCTCCGCCGCTGCTTGGTCGCTGTTCAGACCCACCTTGTCGGCGGCGGGTCGGTGTGGTTGGGGGATGACGATGTTAGGGTACTGCAAGAATGCCCGGGGGCTGAGCCCGTAGTTGTACACCGACTGGGTGTGGGCCTGCAGGTAGCGCTTCATGTCCTCTGGGTTGAAGGAAAAGTGGGAGCCCAGCATGGGGGACAGAGTGGGAGAGGGCGTGTAGAGGTGAGATGTGGGGGTCATGCTTAGTGCAGGGGATAGAGGGGGCGCCAGGAGCCCTGCTCCCCCTGGCCCGGGCAGCGGGGACACAGGGAAGGGGGACAAGGGGTCAGGGTGGATACGGTGCCCGCCGGGGCCACGGGTTCCCGGGTGACCACCGGGGTTGCCCGCTCCTCCGTAGATACGGAACAGAGATTCATGAGTCAAGCGGGGATGGATGATACTCCTGTAGCCCCCTCCTCCTCCACCAGGCCCTCCTCCGCCCAATACCCTTTCTCCCCTCTCCTCCCCCCCACCTGCATTACCATCATCTATCTCAGAATTGACAGAAGTGCCGTCGCTGCAGTCGCTCACAGATCCACGTGCCACCCGGCGGGTCACCGAGCTGTACAAACCGCCCGGGCTGCGCAGGTCCTCGTTCGGGGAGAGAACGTCCGAGGGCGTTGATGGCGGGAAACGGAAGTGGGTCCCTGCACCGGTTGGGACAGGCGGTGCGCTCTGAGGGACACCGTTTCCTGGAGCAATCGAGAGAGGGAGAGAGGCGAGAGTGAgagaatgaaaaacaacaaaagattTCTCGTCTAATCCGACATAATCACGGCATCATATTGTGGGATTAGGTGGCACATAAACAACAACGCGACACTTACCAGTGGAGCCCATGTCGATGAAGGGGTAGTTGACCAACACCAGTTTATTGAAGTTGAACTTGTAGGTGAACCTCTTGCCTTTGGTCTTGTGGAGGATCCTCTTGTTGTAGTAGTATCTATGAGGAGGAACACCGTGACGATTAAGGGTGGAAATTACAGTAACGACGCCTGGTAGCATTTTGACAATAGGGCAAAATGTGACGGATACTTGTTTACAAATAGTGCTGCAACAAATAATCGATTAAATCAATTACTCAATTAgaaaaaacttccatccatccatccattttctaccgcttattcagctacaatccggcggaaggcgcggtacaccctggacaagtcgccacctcatcgcagggccaacacagatagacagacaacattcacactcacattcacacactagggccaatttagtgttgccaatcaacctatccccaggtgcatgtctttggaggtgggaggaagccggagtacccgtagggaacccacgcagtcacggggagaacatgcaaactccacacagaaagatcccgagcctgggattaacTTTCAATTTGTATTCCATTGCTTTGATTAATCGTTTAATGAATGTAATTCATTAGggttgtaacggtacgtgtatttgtattgaaccgtttcggtatgggggtttcgattcggtggtgtaccgaacgagtttccacacgaacatatgaagtagccgcctaagccaaagtcttaacaagctgctctgctttctgcctctgtctcctccaccagtggtccccaaccaccgggccacagaataattttttataaatgtttattaatgaaacataaaaaacacaatatactcttacaattagtgcaccaaccacaaaaacctccctttttcatgacaacattttcatgacaaagaaaaaaaaaaaaaaaaagattccccaACGTGTGATTAATTCCCCTGTgtcttgattattatttttttttggtcctgtccagcttctcaggcaaattatatatgattgggaaattgtgttagatgtaaatataaacggaatacaatgatttgcaagtcatttttaacccaaattcaattgaatatgctacaaagacaacatatttgatgtttaaactgataaacatttttttttgtgcaaataatcattaactttagaatttgatgctagcaacatgtgacaaaaaagttgggaaaggtggcaataaatactgataaagttgaggaatgctcatcaaacacttatttggaacatcccacaggtgtgcaggctaattgggaacaggtgggtgccatgattgggtataaaaacagcttcccaaaaaatgctcagtctttcacaagaaaggatggggcgaggtacacccctttgtccacaactgcgtgagcaaatagtccaacagtttaagaacgtttctcaaagtgcaattgcaagaaatttagggatttcaacatctacgctccataatatcatcaaaaggttcagagaatctggagaaatcactccacgtaagcggcatggccggaaaccaattttgaatgaccgtgacattcgatccctcagacagcactgtaacaaaaactgacatcaatctctaaaggatatcaccacatggtctcaggaacacttcagaaaaccactgtcactaaatacagttggtcgctacatgtgtaagtgcaagttaaagctctactatgcaaagcaaaagccatttatcaacaacatatatatatatatatacatatatatatatatgtcttgattggattatccagagaatagtgctcgataccgtggtagagcgcaatatgtaggtgtgggaaaaatcacaagactacttcatctctacagaactgtttcatatgaggggttccctcaatcatcaggaaaatctcctgatgattgagggaacccctcatatgaaacagttctgtagagatgaagtagtcttgtgatttttcccacacctacatatatatatatatatatatatacatatatacatatatatatatatatatatatatatatatatatatatatatatatatatatatatatacagtatatatatatatatacatatatatatatatatatatatatataaatacatacatatgtatgtgtgtgtatg
Proteins encoded:
- the erfl3 gene encoding LOW QUALITY PROTEIN: ETS domain-containing transcription factor ERF (The sequence of the model RefSeq protein was modified relative to this genomic sequence to represent the inferred CDS: deleted 2 bases in 1 codon), translated to MDIRVFVLRLGNKVNKMQKDAEKQRAGFAFPDWAYKPESSPGSRQIQLWHFILELLRKEEYHDVIAWQGDYGEFVIKDPDEVARLWGARKCKPQMNYDKLSRALRYYYNKRILHKTKGKRFTYKFNFNKLVLVNYPFIDMGSTGNGVPQSAPPVPTGAGTHFRFPPSTPSDVLSPNEDLRSPGGLYSSVTRRVARGSVSDCSDGTSVNSEIDDGNAGGGEERGERVLGGGGPGGGGGGYRSIIHPRLTHESLFRIYGGAGNPGGHPGTRGPGGHRIHPDPLSPFPVSPLPGPGGAGLLAPPLSPALSMTPTSHLYTPSPTLSPMLGSHFSFNPEDMKRYLQAHTQSVYNYGLSPRAFLQYPNIVIPQPHRPAADKVGLNSDQAAAERAAVAERGGGRHHHTPLSHSAHHHQHPPHSAHPHPHSHPMHHALHLGEEPPHMSPFKFKLQPPPLGRKQRDGQSLNKARQSSLSSGSGSGSMSSTSGLGSSLSFGSDLSSASGSGLISASSSTQSLNSAGLPSVQVEPISDIESEEEVEVTDISDEDPDERDEDFELFAPRLSRVANHHHHYPHLSNGSAAHPHPSHPDEDVDEDVFKAPAPPPPGLMPFFTSHHGYSNAHRGPPTLKTEPSEPADGSPPLPQMAAPQTKCIPLKLRFKRRWSEDQRMEASQEESDDKKVRPQEQRESQTNGRMETQEEGAGGGVGDSPPPMTYESSLATPLASLRKVSADLHEATAQLSLENKDS